From Arcticibacter tournemirensis, one genomic window encodes:
- a CDS encoding selenium metabolism-associated LysR family transcriptional regulator: MADFRLEVFHTVARRLSFTKAAHELFITQPAVTKHIRELEEQYKVRLFERNGNRIKVTKAGEVLFNHCEELFDVYRKIEFEMNALVNRQTGILRIGASTTISQYVIPPLLAGFHQKFPDIKITLTNGNTETIENALIHKKIDLGLIEGETKNQQISYSEFIKDEIVLVCRKDHALTRQGEISINQLKDYPFIIRERGSGTLEVIEHALQTIGIKLDDLDIQMQLGTTEAIKSYLLNSDCIAFMSVYAVSKELNTGDIRIIDVAGTDISRFFYLIHLQGKADGLSEMFIRYARHAHNLK; this comes from the coding sequence ATGGCCGATTTTCGTCTCGAAGTTTTTCATACCGTCGCCCGGAGATTAAGCTTTACCAAAGCTGCACACGAGCTGTTTATTACCCAGCCCGCCGTAACCAAACATATCAGAGAGCTGGAAGAGCAATACAAAGTGCGCCTTTTTGAGCGTAACGGTAACAGGATTAAAGTAACCAAAGCCGGAGAAGTGCTCTTTAATCACTGCGAAGAGCTGTTTGACGTATACAGGAAAATCGAATTTGAAATGAATGCCCTTGTCAACCGCCAGACCGGCATATTGCGCATAGGAGCAAGTACAACCATTTCGCAATATGTTATTCCCCCACTTCTTGCAGGTTTCCATCAGAAATTTCCCGATATAAAAATAACACTCACTAATGGCAATACCGAAACAATAGAGAACGCTCTTATCCATAAGAAGATCGATCTCGGATTAATAGAAGGCGAAACAAAAAACCAGCAGATCAGCTATTCCGAATTCATCAAAGACGAAATCGTTCTGGTTTGCCGCAAAGATCACGCCCTCACCCGACAGGGGGAAATAAGCATCAATCAGCTAAAAGACTATCCTTTTATCATACGGGAAAGGGGCTCTGGAACACTTGAAGTTATCGAACATGCACTACAAACTATTGGCATAAAGCTCGACGACCTTGACATCCAAATGCAGCTCGGAACCACCGAAGCTATAAAATCGTATTTGCTCAACTCTGATTGTATCGCCTTCATGTCGGTATATGCTGTATCAAAAGAGCTTAATACAGGAGATATCAGGATTATAGATGTTGCAGGAACCGACATTAGCCGCTTCTTCTACCTCATTCATTTACAGGGAAAAGCCGATGGATTATCCGAAATGTTTATCCGCTACGCCCGGCACGCCCATAACCTCAAGTAA
- the thiM gene encoding hydroxyethylthiazole kinase, with amino-acid sequence MKEKIWKQISEVRTKSPLVHNITNYVVMNNTANALLAAGASPVMAHAQAEVQDMVNIAGALIVNIGTLDEYWVESMELAAGRAKEQAKPWVLDPVGAGATPFRNQVLQSLLKLQPSVIRGNASEIMAITNVPGGTKGVDSIHESVDAVSSAKHLNQQTGSVVCVSGAADIIIHESRVVKLSNGDPLMSKVTGLGCTASALIGAFVAVNPADPFLATVSAMAFLGVAGELAARKSAGPGSLQLNLLDVLYSLPQEEFMSVIRIEEKNEE; translated from the coding sequence ATGAAGGAGAAAATCTGGAAACAAATTTCTGAAGTTAGAACAAAGTCGCCTTTGGTGCATAATATCACCAATTACGTGGTGATGAACAATACCGCCAATGCACTGCTCGCCGCTGGCGCTTCGCCTGTAATGGCTCACGCACAGGCAGAGGTGCAGGATATGGTAAACATTGCGGGCGCTTTGATTGTGAACATTGGCACGCTCGATGAATACTGGGTTGAAAGCATGGAGCTCGCTGCAGGGAGGGCAAAGGAGCAGGCTAAGCCATGGGTACTTGACCCGGTTGGCGCCGGAGCAACCCCTTTCAGAAACCAGGTGCTGCAATCCTTGCTGAAGCTGCAGCCCTCCGTTATCAGGGGGAATGCCTCCGAAATTATGGCAATCACCAATGTACCTGGCGGCACGAAGGGCGTCGACAGCATTCATGAAAGCGTTGATGCTGTCTCTTCAGCGAAGCACCTCAATCAGCAGACAGGAAGCGTTGTGTGCGTGTCGGGAGCTGCCGATATTATTATTCATGAATCAAGGGTAGTGAAGCTGTCAAATGGGGATCCGCTTATGTCGAAGGTGACCGGCCTCGGCTGTACAGCCAGCGCCCTTATTGGTGCATTTGTAGCAGTAAATCCGGCCGATCCTTTTTTGGCGACAGTCTCCGCCATGGCCTTTTTAGGTGTAGCAGGCGAACTTGCCGCCCGGAAGTCGGCAGGTCCGGGCAGTTTGCAACTAAATTTACTTGATGTGCTGTATAGCTTACCGCAAGAGGAATTTATGAGCGTGATAAGGATCGAAGAAAAAAATGAAGAATAA
- the aroQ gene encoding type II 3-dehydroquinate dehydratase: protein MKIQIINGPNLNLLGTREKSIYGDSGFEPFLEKLRAEYGDIVIDYFQSNSEGALIDKLHETGFSYDGIIFNAGGYTHTSIAIADAIAAITTPVVEVHISNVHAREEYRHVSRMAKNCKGVIAGFGLHSYKLALQSFLD from the coding sequence ATGAAGATACAAATAATCAATGGTCCCAACCTTAATCTTTTAGGCACGCGGGAAAAATCTATTTACGGAGATAGCGGGTTTGAGCCTTTTCTGGAGAAGCTTCGTGCGGAATATGGCGATATTGTTATTGACTATTTTCAAAGTAATTCGGAAGGGGCCCTTATTGATAAGCTTCATGAAACCGGGTTTAGCTATGATGGTATTATTTTCAATGCCGGCGGATATACTCACACATCCATCGCCATTGCTGATGCTATTGCTGCTATCACGACTCCCGTTGTAGAGGTTCATATTTCGAATGTTCACGCCCGTGAGGAATATCGCCATGTTTCGCGGATGGCAAAGAACTGCAAGGGCGTAATTGCCGGTTTTGGCTTGCATAGCTACAAGCTGGCGTTGCAAAGTTTTCTTGATTAA
- a CDS encoding YeiH family protein, producing MGSYNFTPFKLSPTVRKAIFIFAAAICLMPFMSPPLALLLGLILAQTIEHPFLHLNHQVTNLLLKISVVGLGFGMNIFSAMRAGEEGLMFTVVSIVSVLASGALLGRLMKIEKKTSFLISAGTAICGGSAIAALSPVVKAGEKQISIALGTIFILNSIALFAFPAIGHFFHLTQNQFGLWCAIAIHDTSSVVGAACKYGTAALEVATTVKLTRALWIIPVAFATAYLFKDRDAKIKIPYFIGLFIAAMLVNTYVPFIRPATPYLVGIAKAGLTLTLFLIGTGLSFSTIKSVGVKPLLEGLLLWLLISATALWAVITLA from the coding sequence ATGGGATCATATAATTTCACACCTTTTAAACTAAGTCCGACCGTTAGAAAAGCTATTTTTATTTTTGCAGCCGCAATCTGCCTGATGCCTTTCATGTCTCCTCCGTTGGCGCTATTACTTGGCTTAATCCTTGCACAAACCATTGAACACCCTTTCCTTCATCTCAATCACCAGGTTACCAACCTTCTGTTAAAGATCTCGGTTGTGGGGTTAGGTTTTGGCATGAATATATTCAGCGCAATGAGGGCCGGTGAGGAAGGCCTGATGTTCACTGTTGTTTCAATCGTCTCGGTACTTGCATCCGGAGCGCTACTTGGAAGGTTGATGAAAATCGAAAAGAAGACGTCTTTTCTGATATCTGCCGGTACAGCAATCTGTGGCGGCAGCGCCATCGCAGCACTTTCACCAGTTGTAAAAGCCGGTGAAAAACAAATATCTATAGCCCTGGGTACCATCTTTATCTTAAACTCAATTGCCCTTTTTGCCTTTCCCGCAATCGGACATTTCTTCCATCTCACGCAGAACCAATTCGGATTATGGTGTGCTATTGCTATTCACGACACCAGCTCAGTGGTTGGTGCAGCATGTAAATACGGCACTGCTGCCTTAGAAGTAGCCACCACTGTGAAACTTACCCGCGCATTGTGGATCATTCCTGTAGCATTTGCAACTGCTTACCTGTTTAAAGACCGGGATGCTAAAATAAAGATCCCTTACTTCATCGGACTATTCATCGCTGCCATGCTTGTCAATACCTATGTACCTTTTATAAGGCCCGCAACACCATATCTCGTCGGTATCGCCAAAGCCGGACTAACCCTTACTTTGTTTCTGATCGGAACAGGACTCTCCTTCAGTACAATCAAATCAGTAGGCGTAAAACCGCTTCTGGAAGGTCTGTTGTTATGGTTACTTATATCGGCGACCGCATTATGGGCGGTTATCACCCTTGCCTAA
- the xerD gene encoding site-specific tyrosine recombinase XerD: MNWDSAIKGFSSFLRLERALSGNTVEAYIRDVEKLQQYALAVNNKTPAEISTEDLKKFLKWINELGMPASTQARVLSGIKGFFKFLLFDELRLDDPAVLIESPRMTRKLPDTLSIYDIQNLIAAIDLSKPDGMRNKTIIEVLYGCGLRVSELTNLKISNLFLDIEFIKVTGKGDKERLVPIGSEAIKYLKIYLEEIRVHSPLKPCKEDFVFLNRFGGPLSRVMIFMIIKDLAKKIGLNKKISPHTFRHSFATHLIEGGADLRAVQEMLGHESITTTEIYTHLDRDYLRDVIIQYHPRS, from the coding sequence ATGAACTGGGATTCTGCAATAAAAGGGTTTTCATCTTTCCTCCGGCTGGAACGTGCTCTATCGGGCAATACAGTAGAGGCCTATATCAGGGATGTTGAGAAGCTTCAGCAGTATGCCCTGGCCGTGAATAACAAAACTCCTGCAGAAATCAGTACCGAAGACCTGAAAAAATTCCTGAAGTGGATTAACGAACTTGGCATGCCTGCAAGTACCCAGGCACGGGTATTATCGGGAATTAAGGGTTTCTTTAAATTCCTGCTATTTGACGAGCTAAGATTGGATGATCCAGCTGTCCTTATAGAAAGCCCGCGAATGACACGGAAGCTTCCCGACACACTGAGTATCTACGATATTCAGAATCTGATCGCCGCCATTGACCTTTCCAAACCCGACGGAATGCGCAATAAAACCATTATCGAGGTGCTTTATGGATGCGGATTAAGAGTATCTGAATTAACGAACCTTAAGATCTCCAACCTGTTCCTTGATATAGAATTCATTAAAGTAACGGGTAAAGGCGATAAAGAGCGGCTGGTACCTATCGGCTCGGAAGCAATAAAATATCTTAAAATCTATCTCGAGGAAATCCGCGTCCACAGTCCACTAAAGCCCTGCAAAGAAGATTTCGTTTTCTTAAATCGCTTTGGCGGTCCTTTAAGCAGGGTAATGATTTTTATGATCATTAAAGACCTCGCTAAAAAGATCGGTTTAAATAAGAAGATCAGTCCCCATACCTTCCGTCATTCTTTCGCGACACATCTGATCGAGGGAGGCGCCGATCTGAGGGCAGTGCAGGAAATGCTGGGGCACGAGAGTATTACTACCACCGAAATATATACCCACCTCGACCGCGACTATCTTCGCGACGTCATCATACAATACCATCCTAGAAGCTGA